From the genome of Thunnus thynnus chromosome 1, fThuThy2.1, whole genome shotgun sequence, one region includes:
- the rpl13 gene encoding large ribosomal subunit protein eL13 produces MAPSRNGMILNPHFHKDWQKRVRTWFNQPARKIRRRKARQAKARLIAPRPVAGPLRPQVRCPTIRYHTKVRAGRGFTLEELKAAGIHKKTARTIGISVDSRRRNRSTESLQANVQRLKEYRSKLILFPRKASAPKKGDSTVEELKMATQLSGPVMPIKTVHKKEKARVISDDEKNFKAFASLRMARANARLFGIRAKRAKEAAEQDVEKKK; encoded by the exons ATGGCCCCAAGCCGGAATGGAATGATCCTGAACCCCCATTTCCACAAAGACTGGCAGAAAAGAGTGCGTACCTGGTTTAACCAGCCAGCCAGGAAGATCCGCAG GCGAAAGGCTCGCCAGGCCAAGGCCCGTCTCATCGCCCCCCGTCCTGTTGCCGGACCACTGAGGCCACAGGTCAGGTGTCCCACTATCAGGTACCACACCAAGGTTCGTGCCGGACGTGGCTTCACCCTGGAGGAACTCAAG GCGGCCGGCATCCACAAAAAGACAGCCCGCACCATCGGCATCTCTGTCGACTCTCGCCGTCGTAACAGGTCCACAGAATCTCTTCAGGCCAACGTGCAGCGCCTGAAGGAGTACCGCTCCAAGCTCATCCTGTTCCCCAGGAAGGCTTCTGCCCCCAAGAAGGGAGACAGCACT GTGGAGGAACTGAAGATGGCCACTCAGCTCTCTGGTCCAGTCATGCCCATCAAAACT GTACACAAGAAGGAGAAGGCCCGTGTTATCTCTGACGACGAGAAGAACTTCAAGGCCTTTGCCAGCCTGCGTATGGCCCGGGCCAACGCTCGTCTTTTCGGCATCCGTGCCAAGAGAGCCAAAGAGGCTGCCGAGCAGGATGTTGAGAAGAAGAAGTAA
- the gcshb gene encoding glycine cleavage system protein H (aminomethyl carrier), b, producing MAMRAALRCLSANFSPRLPQLSTAAQFSATRLLWRSDSPRTLSTTSVLSTALKFTDKHEWVRVEGGVGTVGISSYAQEALGDVVYCGLPEVGQRLEQMEEFGALESVKAASELYSPLTGEVSEINTELAENPGLVNKACYADGWLIKMTIEKPEELDGLMDQAAYDKFIKSLDE from the exons ATGGCGATGAGAGCAGCGCTGCGGTGCCTCTCCGCAAACTTTTCTCCCAGGCTGCCTCAGCTCTCGACAGCAGCGCAATTCTCAGCGACTCGGCTGCTGTGGAGGAGCGACTCTCCGCGGACACTGAGCACGACCTCGGTCCTGTCCACag CCCTAAAGTTCACAGATAAGCATGAGTGGGTGCGGGTTGAGGGTGGAGTCGGCACAGTTGGCATCAGCAGTTACGCTCAG GAAGCATTAGGTGATGTGGTGTACTGTGGACTCCCTGAAGTTGGCCAAAGACTTGAACAAATGG aagAGTTTGGTGCCTTGGAAAGTGTAAAAGCTGCCAGTGAGTTGTACTCACCACTGACAGGAGAAGTGAGTGAAATCAACACAGAGCTGGCAGAGAATCCTGGACTTGTGAATAAAGCCTGCTATGCAGATG GGTGGCTTATCAAGATGACGATTGAAAAGCCTGAAGAACTTGACGGCCTCATGGATCAAGCTGCCTATGATAAATTTATTAAGTCACTTGatgaataa